In Paludibaculum fermentans, the genomic stretch CATTCCGTGGGCAGCCAACCAGTACACGCTGCGTCTCATTGAGGGCGCCCGCCAGGAGTTCGGCGACGATTTCTGGGGCTTCTGGATGCTCGGCGGCATGGCCGGTGGCGGCATGGGCTTCCTGTTCGCGCCGCAGGTGAAGGTCCGCGCCCAGCAGCGCATGGCCGAAATCATGCTCGCCGCTAAACGCGCCATGGACCGTGCCGTGCCTTTCGCGATGGAACCCGTCGTCTACGACTTCACCATCAACGAACGCGGTACCTGGGCCGAACTCCTCACCGGCGAAGACAGTCTCCTGCCCGCGGGCTACTACGCCCTGCGTGTCCCCGAACTCGTCCGCCGCCAGACGCGCGAACTCAGCCCGGCCCAGCGCGGCGACCTGATGGCCTTCGGCGAAGCCTGCCGTCACAAGCCGGAACTCACCGGCATGGTCCAGACCCTCTTCGATCGCCTGCTGCCGCGCGACACGAACAAGGAAAGCGGCTCAGCCCTTTCGCTCCAGCAGTTGCTGGAAGACTACGGCTTCGATCGGGTCCAACACGAGAAGATCCGCGCCGACCTCCGCAGCGGCCGCATCGGCCTCGCCCAGAATCGCCTGCCCGTCAGCAGCCGCATCCAGGACGTCGCCCCAGCGGAAGTGATCGACGCGCGCCTGCCGCTGCCCGCCCGTCTGGTGGAACTCGGCGCCCAGGCGCTGTCGGAAGGCTCCGTGGCGGTGATCTCCCTGGCCGGAGGCGCCGGCAGCCGCTGGACCAAAGGCGCCGGCGTCGTCAAAGCACTCAACCCCTTCGTCCTGATGGCCGGCCGCCATCGCAGCTTCGTCGAGATCCATCTCGCCAAGTCGCGCCAGACCGCGCGCCGCTTCGGCCACCCCATCCCCCACGTCTTCACCACCAGTTACCTCACCCACCCCCCGATGCAGCAGTACCTGCAGGCCGCGGGCAACTTCGGTTATGAGGGGCCCCTCCATCTATCGCCCGGCCGCATTGTCGGACTGCGCCTGATTCCGACGGCTCGCGACCTTCGCTTTGCCTGGCAGGAGATGCCGCAGCAGGTGCTCGACGACCAGAAGCAGAAGGTCCGCGACAGCGGCCGCGCCGCCCTCATGAACTGGGCCACCTCACTCGGCGAAGCCTCGGACTATACCGACAACCTTCCGCAGCAGTGCCTTCACCCCGTCGGCCACTGGTATGAGATCCCAAACCTGCTGCGCAACGGTACCCTGCGCCGGTTGCTGGAAGCCCAACCCAACCTGCGCTACCTGATGCTGCACAACATCGACACCATGGGTGTCTCGCTGGACCCGGGGCTGCTGGGCCTGCACATCGACTCCGGCGCCGCCCTCACCGCCGAAGTCATCGGTCGGGAAGTCGAGGATCGAGGCGGCGGCCTGGCGCGGGTCGACGGTCGTGTCCGGCTCATCGAAGGCCTGGCGCTGCCCGACGAGAAGCTCGAATTCGAGCTCTCCTACTACAACAGCAACACCATGTGGATCAGTGTGGACGCCCTGCTGCGTGTCTTCCATCTCACCGTGGAAGATCTGGCCGATGATGAAAAGACCGCTGTCGCCGTGCGCAATCTCGCCGCGCGCATGCCCACCTACATCACGTTGAAGGATGTGAAGAAACGCTGGGGCACTGGCCAGGAAGACATCTTTCCCGTCACTCAGTTCGAGAAGCTCTGGGGTGACATGACCGCGCTGCCGGAACTCACCTGTGGCTACGCCGTGGTCCCGCGCATGCGCGGCCAGCAGCTCAAGGAAGTTGCCCAGCTCGATGGCTGGCTCTCCGACGGCTCGGCTGCCTATGCCGAAGCGCAGTGCGACTGGTAGCGGCAGCTACTCTTTGCGCGCCACCAGGCGCACGATGGGGGCTTTGCCCTCGGGACCGTTCGACCATTCGGCCTGCATCGTCCGATCCTCATACCGCAGGATCCGCAGCCGCTCGAACGCCCGCACCAGCTGATTCGTCATGTAGCCGGGAGGCCCGCCCGACACGGGCCGCAGGCCCAGCGACTGCACGTCCGCATGATGCCCCTCCACGATCAGCAACCCGCCGGGTTTCAGCGCCTCGATCAGCTTCCGCGCGTTCTTGATGGGCACCATGTGGATGTACATGCAAAGGATCAGGTCGTACCGGTCGCGGCCCAAGTCCATCCGCTCAATGTCGCCGGCTCGTGCGTCGAACTCCACCTTCAGCTTCGCCGCTTCCTGGCTGGCTTGCTTCACGGCCGCCGGAGAGATGTCGACACCCGTCACTTTCCAGCCTTTGCGAGCCAGATAGATCGAGTTCCGCCCGTTGCCCATGCCCACGTCCAGCGCCGCGCCAGGCTTCAGGTTCGCCGTGGTTTCCAGCACCAGGGTGCTCGGATTCACGGGAACCTTGGCGTCCTGGTTGAGATAGATCTGATCCCAACGGGCGGCCGGATTTCTCTGCGTCTGCGCCGCCAACAAACCCATACCCGCCACAAACA encodes the following:
- a CDS encoding UTP--glucose-1-phosphate uridylyltransferase, with the translated sequence MSELARIILSSDQEVRNRSLDSFCRAATAATLLTECEELEALRRDSDNLYTRVRALFFLASVHRMYLAGKPGVAPQGRVPFEGYTHLLHRRFEEAIRCFLDAQQQQGPNQAVSSALATTYRSLAFQNLADQVRRSVRSVRGNQWMFRTGHPADYPLRLRPELLQAHPSTGVFPVLREATPVRMDLSHSGWSDIFFLGMDFPEGARVLNTSIDLAVRGQGDSTPKPPVETYLRVIDEPVLRLASVDLGATADITSLAEVFDFGRDYLGLLKAAIIAAGVVPPGMEGSGQSLAELLTALTGRPGCGLEVASKVNDIPKGSRLAVSTNLLASLISVCMRATGQIHSLIGGLQESDRRLVAARAILGEWLGGSGGGWQDSGGVWPGMKLIEGVVAREGDVEFGISRGCLLPRHRVFPLEEISAETREKLQHSLVLVHGGMAQDVGPILEMVTEKYLLRGEKEWQGRLQAIELLDEIIDCLRRGDIRGVGACTQRNFDGPIQTIIPWAANQYTLRLIEGARQEFGDDFWGFWMLGGMAGGGMGFLFAPQVKVRAQQRMAEIMLAAKRAMDRAVPFAMEPVVYDFTINERGTWAELLTGEDSLLPAGYYALRVPELVRRQTRELSPAQRGDLMAFGEACRHKPELTGMVQTLFDRLLPRDTNKESGSALSLQQLLEDYGFDRVQHEKIRADLRSGRIGLAQNRLPVSSRIQDVAPAEVIDARLPLPARLVELGAQALSEGSVAVISLAGGAGSRWTKGAGVVKALNPFVLMAGRHRSFVEIHLAKSRQTARRFGHPIPHVFTTSYLTHPPMQQYLQAAGNFGYEGPLHLSPGRIVGLRLIPTARDLRFAWQEMPQQVLDDQKQKVRDSGRAALMNWATSLGEASDYTDNLPQQCLHPVGHWYEIPNLLRNGTLRRLLEAQPNLRYLMLHNIDTMGVSLDPGLLGLHIDSGAALTAEVIGREVEDRGGGLARVDGRVRLIEGLALPDEKLEFELSYYNSNTMWISVDALLRVFHLTVEDLADDEKTAVAVRNLAARMPTYITLKDVKKRWGTGQEDIFPVTQFEKLWGDMTALPELTCGYAVVPRMRGQQLKEVAQLDGWLSDGSAAYAEAQCDW
- a CDS encoding class I SAM-dependent methyltransferase, giving the protein MRTSFVFLFVAGMGLLAAQTQRNPAARWDQIYLNQDAKVPVNPSTLVLETTANLKPGAALDVGMGNGRNSIYLARKGWKVTGVDISPAAVKQASQEAAKLKVEFDARAGDIERMDLGRDRYDLILCMYIHMVPIKNARKLIEALKPGGLLIVEGHHADVQSLGLRPVSGGPPGYMTNQLVRAFERLRILRYEDRTMQAEWSNGPEGKAPIVRLVARKE